Proteins from a single region of Aminivibrio sp.:
- a CDS encoding DciA family protein, with amino-acid sequence MRNIRRSKGVPGPVAALLDLVMPKGAEEKLALPGLRDTWATAVGPMLAKKTWPDDIEKGVLLVKADSPSSAKALSMRGASVAREASKITGVKVTAVKVVVGKTSPSPRAGKRGEPALVKPKKEDVDRAFEEVKNKFSPERENLARRFASLMTLYRMRFPDK; translated from the coding sequence ATGAGGAATATCAGGCGCAGTAAAGGTGTTCCGGGACCTGTGGCCGCCCTCCTGGACCTGGTCATGCCCAAGGGAGCGGAGGAAAAACTCGCCCTTCCGGGCCTGAGGGACACATGGGCCACTGCGGTGGGCCCCATGCTGGCGAAAAAGACCTGGCCCGACGACATTGAAAAAGGGGTACTGCTCGTGAAAGCGGACAGCCCTTCTTCTGCGAAGGCTCTCTCCATGAGGGGAGCCTCCGTGGCCCGTGAGGCATCGAAGATCACCGGGGTGAAGGTAACCGCCGTGAAGGTGGTGGTGGGCAAAACCTCTCCCTCTCCCAGGGCCGGAAAACGGGGGGAACCGGCTCTGGTGAAGCCGAAAAAAGAGGATGTGGACAGGGCGTTCGAGGAAGTGAAGAATAAGTTTTCCCCGGAGCGGGAGAACCTTGCCCGCAGGTTTGCCTCCCTCATGACCCTCTACCGCATGCGGTTTCCCGACAAGTAG